One Herpetosiphonaceae bacterium genomic region harbors:
- a CDS encoding sulfotransferase produces MIDGAEHATHAAQDRPIFVSIETTAFSGATLLALLLSAHPQIVTIGEMNGLIAREDPDSYLCSCGQRIKRCAFWQAVADAMRERGFPFDPAHFDTELALGGPPVIQRLRKRRFRRPMLNTLRDALCDAYPGERQRVRRLVARNAAFVESVLDVTGGRVFVDTSKDRLRLPTLRRFSALDLRAIHLVRDVRGVVASRLRRGAAIDTREAARQWATLHDRIERTLAGLPPDKRLLVRYEALCRDASDTLARLDRFCGVDPALRSADLWPQSHHIIGNAMRLTQRTAISVDERWRAVLSEDQLAAIRLGAGTQGWQYGYQARSESW; encoded by the coding sequence ATGATCGACGGAGCCGAACACGCAACGCACGCGGCGCAGGATCGACCGATCTTCGTGTCGATCGAGACGACCGCGTTCTCCGGCGCAACGCTGCTGGCATTGTTGCTGTCGGCTCATCCACAGATCGTGACGATCGGCGAGATGAATGGGCTGATCGCGCGGGAAGATCCCGATAGCTACCTCTGCTCGTGCGGCCAGCGCATCAAGCGCTGCGCCTTCTGGCAGGCAGTGGCAGACGCGATGCGCGAGCGCGGCTTTCCGTTCGATCCGGCCCACTTCGATACCGAGCTTGCGCTGGGCGGCCCACCTGTGATCCAGCGGCTCCGCAAGCGCCGCTTTCGCCGTCCGATGCTCAACACGCTGCGCGATGCGCTCTGCGACGCCTATCCCGGCGAGCGGCAGCGGGTCAGGCGGCTGGTGGCGCGCAACGCGGCATTCGTCGAATCGGTGCTGGACGTGACCGGCGGGCGCGTCTTTGTGGATACCTCGAAAGATCGGCTGCGGCTGCCGACGCTGCGGCGGTTTTCGGCGCTCGATCTGCGGGCGATCCATCTGGTGCGCGATGTGCGGGGCGTGGTTGCGTCGCGGCTGCGACGCGGCGCGGCGATCGACACGCGCGAGGCGGCGCGGCAGTGGGCCACGCTCCACGACCGGATCGAGCGGACACTGGCCGGTCTGCCGCCCGACAAACGGCTGCTGGTGCGCTACGAAGCGCTGTGCCGCGATGCGTCGGACACACTCGCGCGGCTCGATCGGTTTTGTGGCGTCGATCCGGCGCTACGTTCGGCAGACCTGTGGCCGCAGAGCCACCATATCATCGGCAATGCGATGCGTCTCACGCAGCGCACGGCGATCAGCGTCGACGAGCGATGGCGCGCGGTCTTGAGCGAGGATCAACTCGCCGCGATCCGCCTGGGCGCTGGCACGCAAGGCTGGCAGTACGGATACCAGGCAAGGAGCGAATCGTGGTAG